The DNA window cgtaacgttaatcagtttttaaatgttgtacatacTAGGCTACATCACCTGcgcaatttatttggtgactgtgtttgcaggcaaacctgcctatgaaatgttggagtgtgatcctgactggacccTTCTCTGTACCTATcctcggccatactgaggtcaaagctacgaacCCAGACGGGTGTCAAGCActttttggagaattatataccatgctcacatctaatatgtaaatgtttattgttttccaaaagattttgtaatgtctcttctcacatgtaatgatttttgtaaatgatgatgtctgtaaataaaatacacaaagactgaatgaatGTAATGATTttcctttatctgtattaaggaataattgtgcaaaatcagtgcTTCTATCTtttggttgcaaacacaagtACATAGCCGGTCTGTTTgcttaaatagtagtaacaatccaacttatatttcagttttctttacatatttaacatgtaaatacatttaaatgaataaatttacattataaaagtcCATAgaaaaactttgtgtgtgtatgcactaacacgttagtatcatgtagtttttgattgtaaatatatgggtgctggaagttgggcaacagtttgACGTCCCTTGACCATCATTccgctctgctcgtaaggatccagtcctttgattcctttttttttctcgtcatatctcgtcctttgcattaggatttagttttaggcggtatgccgtccgacaatgttttttttagtccGCTGCAGACTCTCTATTttttgtacgattatattctgtttttcacgctaatttttcattattttcatgccagaacactagcctgctatgccagcccaggtaaactggccaaacatacccataattctttgcgttctgatgacgttgccgcgcagttggtcacatgtcttagcgatCTCTATTACTGTCCCACGTTCTCTAGGCAACGCGTCACTCATTTCTGGCATGAACCGCTTGCCTGTAAACCACAGAGCCCTACGGCATTTAGGACCTGGGAGTTTCCGCTTCAAAACCGCGAGGGAGCATGTGACTGACTGACAAACTGATCTATAAATGCCTGTAGGCCAGAGAGAACTAAGCTAGATCGTTTTGTAAGATTCGAACATTGGGATCTTGTGATTTTTTAGCTGACATGGATTGCGGAATTctaacatttaaatcatttatttttttttttatttctcagtgtAATATTTTGGGTAAGTTTGTGttgttctttttagcatcatttctgttgtatttttgttttgttatttttggaatattttctgttgtatttttgtttcataaatatAGAAAGATTTTTAGATGTTAGGTTTTGCTGTTGTTTGATGACTGTATTTGTAGAAAGAAGGGTCCTAGGCATCATAATAGTTTGTATTCATCCAGAGGTTGTTTCTCCTCCTCCAGACACTAAGAATGATTGTTCAGTCAGAGGAACACGCTTCTAACAGCGAGCTCATTTCtagaatgtaatttaatttaggGTGAGCCATTTGTTTGCTCTTTGTTTATACACTTAAGAAAACCAAATGAAAGagcttcattgttgttgttgcaatGCAGCGTTTAAAGGTATTCAcacttgtttacatcagagttgGTGTAACTGACAGAGCTTCTAACTTGATATCAGTGGAAAAAATTAAGATTGTTGATGGCCATATTGTCAGTGCCACTATGTAGGCCTAGTCATCTGACATGGCTTAGGGCCGCACACTCATTTTTGGCTTCACTGGGCAGGAAAGGGAGTTCTGTAGAAAAACATTGCTTCTGCAGTCAATTCAATATTTTCCTGTGCGTATAGCCATTGCTAAAATTCAAAgaaatcaagataaaaaaaaatttaagtttaagGCCCTTAGGGGCCCCACTGTTCTGGCCCTTTCTGCACATTATGCACTTGTGGTTTTGTGagactgtttttatttcttccgGTAACAACAGTGCAGTAAGTAACAAAACCTGGAACTGAAAGTTCTTATTTGTCTTGTGTAAAGCTGATGTATTGCCATTGTGATGTGTACCTTCATGCCTCAAGGGTTTTACTTCTGCTCAAGCCGAGGCACAAGACTAGCATTCCAGGAAAGATTAGACGGCAGGAGAAGGTTACTCATGGTCTCATGACTGTGCGTTATGACTGATAACTGAAGAAACAGATCATGCACTAGCAAGTCATACATAACCCAGAATTCCAAAGTGTGCTTATGAAATGACCTCTTATGACATCATGTGAGAGATGATGCATGTTAAATTGTGATGTTTTCTCTTTTCaacattcctaaaaaaaaaaaaaaaaaaaaaacagtttaaaatatttattttgcagaatagtttatggtttttaaaaaagaatgtcaaaaaagcaaacttttccTGAAAATTATATACAGTTAATGACTCTaaaacagtgttgtttttttacacacaagTGAATGTTCAGTcagataaaaatttataaattttttggtggtgtttgtacttttaatttttagatcTTGAATTAACTTTAccttttaataaagttattttttatatattttggaacAAATAAATAGACCTGAGGATCATGTCTTTGACCcacctgttgtttttttgtgtgtgtgtgtgtgtgtttttttttttttttttttttatttttcggtTTGCTGTAGCTTATGTTGGCTCTTATGTGATAAAGAGCTACAACAGCTTTGAAGACTTTGTGTCTAATAAGTACTCCGTCATCCCAGCAGCCATTATAATCGGTGTGGCAGTGGTCATGTTTGTCATCGGGATCGTTGGCTGCTGTGCAACTCTGAGGGAGTCCAAAGTCGGTTTAGGCTTTGTAAGTGTCTGTGTACCTTTTGTGCCCAAAGCCtttgtttcagtttattttatcgaaaatagAATGTAGGGCCCACGTTGGCAGTTTCTATTCCTACTTTAAAGCCTCTGGGCTAGTACTGGTTTCATCATTGTGTAGATGagggttttaatattttatacttttatctgAATTTGCATTTAGTTTCTTCTCATCATCATGGTAATCTTCGCAGCCGAGGTGACCGCTTTTGTGTTTGGCTTCATCTACAGGGGAAGAGTAAGTAATTCTCATATAACTTCTGAATAATATGTATGATATGTAGAAATATGAATTAATGGAAATTTTTTCTTATGATGTATACAGATTAAGGGTGACCTAGAAAAGTCAATGAACAGCGTCTTTCAAAAGTATGATGGTGTGAACAGTGAAACCCATGCAGTGGATTACTTGCAATCCCAAGTAAGGCTGAAAGATTTATTCATATCATTGCAATCATTTTTGGTTGCAGAGGAAGTGACAGATTCAATAGGGATGAGGgatttttattctctttatagTCCCCTTCATCTTTTTACATTATTCTTCACTTTCACATTTCCAGTTGGAGTGCTGTGGGGTGAATAACATCACAGACTGGACTGCAATACCATGGTTTGTCCAACATAACAACTCTGTGCCACATTCCTGCTGCAAAGCAAACGCTACACAATGCACTGGTCAACTCACCCAACTAGATCTTCTGAACACAAAGGTTTGAGTGCAAAACTGCTTGACATCTGATattgtgcattattttatttagtgaacagttttattttaggattattcatatgctattatagtacttaatttttttttcacttaattttatttgtttgtttgctgtttatttctatttaagttaagcgattaattattaaataaaactatataatttctatttttttctttcacttttcagaattttagtacttaagcttattttcatttgtttttcatctaataattgtattttgttttatttcagctatgtctaaaataaataaaatacatttttaatcagttCAGTTTTTTAGTTGCAACCCTTATATTCAGATCAGCGTAATCCcaagcatattaaaattatgtaagtATGTGAGTTTTTGTGAGGGGGGGGACAAAAACTGTTCTGTTGTTCCTACAGGGATGTGAAGCTAAACTGGAGCAGATGCTTCAGGATGTGCTTAGTTATGCAATGTTGGTCATCCTGGGATTTGCCATCATTAAGGTACATCAGCTCATTTTAGCCTCATCTTTATCCTTGTTTATCAGacagtgaattttcagcaactctctctctctctctttttcagttGTTTGGGATGCTCAGCATCTGTGTCATTGCCTGCAGAAGCAAGAAGAATGACTATCAGCCTCTGTATGCGTGATAGTATAATCTCCTGAATCACTCTCTAGTCTCTACATTCTCGATACTGTGCAGCTAAAAACAGCCTCACTGGCACCATAAACAACAGTGGTTTAAAGGTGTGACAGGTGTGTGGTCAGAAAAACACTGAACATTATCAAATGATCAAAGAGGTGTCTGAAAACCATGTGACATTAAGTAGTTTTGCTGACAAATATGTTTATGCTGGCCCTTGACAAATACTGTATGTCTATGCCTCCAACTCCACAAAAGTTTTAGAAAAAGTTATATAGGAGCACTTcaccaaatgtttaaaatgtagatCAAACTTTAGTGTTGATAGATGCAAGTACTTCATTTTTAAGGATTTTATGTTTCTGTGGGGTTTAGTTTCgacattagtgttttttttttttttttttttttggctgctgtTGTCCAAATGATATCTGTCTTAGTTGTCTGTTTacgtgcagtgttttttttttttttttttttttttctgatgtccAAATTATACCTGTCTTATACTCATCTATGTTTATTATGTTCATTAAAAGAATTTCGCTTAACAGAAGgatattaaattattgaaataaactgGTCTGAATATGTTTCTAAATTTTTCTAGATTACGAAAATGCATGTTAATAATTATCCTCAAATGAATGTTGTTTATTAACACCATTTCGGAGGAAATACACGTGCATTTAGATAAATCTTGGGTGTAGACTTCAGCTGTTATCTGTCTCATGCTGACACATTTATGACGGTATGAAAGTAAGCCCTGAACTCTAATCATCAGAAATGCTCTGTTGGCccacatttttaatgcaaacacaAAATGTACTGAATCCCTGAATTTTAGAAACCATCTTGacacaaactgaacaaaaaaattaacaaactgCCCCTTACTTTTTAGTGATTAAGCAGTGTTAAGACATTAAAttgaatgcaataaataaacaattcagtgtttccaatatgtagagagagagaaatctgttAACACCATATAAttacagcactaatttaaatgtAGTCAGATTCTGCTTTGTTAGTTTGTAACCAGAGAAAACCGTACAAGATTGAGACCTACCGAGTTTAGtggttttaaatataatataagatacgatacaaaataataaaactgtattttgttaaACAAATCAAAGTTAAACGATCTATTATGAGTCTTTGATTCTAAGTCATTTGCAATTGTAACCATTAGAGGTCGCtgcaagcaaaagaaaaaaaacaactggatACAGCATTGCGGTTGAATAGATTTTACTTTGCATTAAAAGCATCATTATAATTGAACAATATAAATGATCAATGATAAGCATATGCAAAATTTAAGTTGACTGTGTAAGTAACTAAACAGAACACActgatttgtttatttcatttatttatttagaaatgtacacactgctattttttccccctcacactCTCACCGAGCTGATACAGGTGTTTGGACACATTGTATACATTTCCATCTTCATTTATCTAATTTCCTCCTCTCACTACTGACTCAGTGCAGTAACCTGACCTCAGTCGGGATGAAGCATTTGGAGGGCAGCCAAACACACTGTCTCTCCTGCTGAGGAATCCAAAGATACTGCATCTCTGCATCTCAGCACTGCTGGAACCGAGGTGCTCATTTTATTTCCAGGAACTGCTGTAGTTTTTGTAAGTAGAAGGTCTTTAGGCATCTATCAAGGAGTTGAAGGCACATAAACAGAATGAAGATGAGAGGAGTGTCAGTGTGCAAGTACAAAACCAAGACCTAATCACAGACTGACACCTTGGTTTGTTTTATCttggaaaaaaagatgaaagttGATCAGACTGAATGGAAAGCTATTCTGATACACAAATTTCATCAATGGAAGCAGCACATGCTACTTTATTTGAGAGTTAGAAAATAAATATGGATTGTTCTCATGTAATGGCGGCATGAATTATTACCATATTTGTTGATAGTTATTAATTTGTAAGGAATTATTCAATAAACAGttgaatgtttaatattattagagGAAATTACATCAAAGTCTTTTTTGTTTCAATATACATACATTGAAATTACGTGTACTTTTATTCATAATGTAGTAAAGTAACAAAGTTAACCTATTAAGTTTCAATGTATAACATGTATAAATTTTTcttataattgtattaaataggCTACAATTAaatttgtatcatttttattttttatatagaaatgtaattgtatatatatatatatatatatatatatacacacacacacacacacatcaaattattttgttgattatacaaatgattataaatatttttaacagtgaaatTGCATGTACTATCTTGTCaccataataatgtaataaagtttgttttactgtattttattattgttttagtttacaCACTTTCATATGAAAAAGccttcagatatatatatatatatataaataaatgttttccagtAGCCTATACATAGACATACTACTACAAAAGGACTTGTCCGCATTTAGTGTCCGCACCTGATAGTACCtatttttgtcaataaaaattaacattgaaaaatagaGTCAGTGAAGCACTTTACATGTCAAACAGTCGAGACCACCTGCAGACCAGATGCCACGGTCCATCATCTGACCTCTGGACGTGTGCACGAGCGCGCAGGTGTCAGGATCACCGTCTGAAGGACGGGGAGGGAGTGACGTCATCAAGGGGGCACCAACGAGTTTTGCCAAAGAAAAGCTTGTAGATCCACAGTGGAAGAGGGACACTGGGAAACGAACAACTGCTGTGTGTCTCAAATCCACGCTCTCTCGGCGGTTTCTCCCGGTGACGCTATCGCGGGTAAGATCTAATGTTATTCTTTGATAACACACACGGAAAATTGCTcacggcagcagcagcagcaaactGACAGACTAAAACCTCCATCTACCGGACTGCACCAGAGCCAAGATTCAATAACAAACTCCGAACTACGAAAACATCACTTTCCCCATggaaaactgtgtttgtttttcttttttccgacACAAATAGAGCAAACCCGTGGAGCAGCTGACAAAAGCAGGCGACGGTAAGAGATCCCGCATCGCTGCCTTTGTAGTTTTCTCCGCGGATGGGCCGGAAGATAAGAAGATAGTGTTGTCAAAATCTGATTTTATACTATCTTTCATACGTGTATAGGCGCTTTTGTCACTTCTGAATAGACTTGCTAGTGAAACTGTGTGTATCCGTTCAATTTCAGAACCATATACAGGCGTTACTATTGTCACACAAAGGCGAATGAATGCAGCGCTGCCTATTGTGTGTTCAGCTGGACTCACGGCTTCATTTGTGATTTCTTGCCTTCATTCACAGGCTTAACAAGTTCTCCGTTTTTATTTTTCCTTACCAAATGCTGTGCATAAATATGAACAATAAAGTCATTCAGcgtaataaatgtatacattttgttcTAACGTTCAACGATAAATCGCATCTGCTTGCACGTCAGCGTCATAGTcatatgcattatttataaaGTTTGGCTCACCCAGTCTGGTCCACTAGTTTCTGCTAGATTTTAAcgtacactcatttttttttttttaaatcaataaaattgtCATATGAAATAGgtactcttttattattattattattattattattattattattattattttacacagaaACGGGTCCATCTCCTCATGGGTGCTGCCATGTGACATCACATGACCTGTTGTGATATGCAAAATGATGAGTTACTGCAGCCTAAgttataatactaatactaataatgttaactttatataacatttttaattctttACAAATTCTTTACAATGGAGGTGTGTAGAGTGAGAAAAAAagctatagcctatatatatacccacacaaACAGCTTGGTCGTGGAGAAGCTGTGCAACAGTCAGTTCCGGAAGTAAAAATTcctttcattttctccatagtgGAATTGATTTGAATGGTAACTTATTAAACTTTACACAGTCCTTTTGTTTAAAGACAACTatgtgcttttgttgaagccatacGACCAATTTATTTTGCcgattttatttaacttattttcttaaataatggTGTTCAGCagcagaatgaaaaaaatatattacccatgattctgcaaagtAAACTCCACCAGTCAGAAACTGATACAAGCAAGTTGTGTCAAAATAACTCTATAGTGTCCACCCACTCCCATGAGGCACTGCGAATGACAGAATCAAGTCAGTCTTCCTATGCTCTTAAAATACcctaatatttgtttatatatgcatatatagagagagagatcaagagtatatataacaaaatatgtttttatatatatgcaatcaacatctttaaagaaatatttttatattttatatttctccatctttttaatttgattgtcatttgcaatgctttatgggattgtagttctttcctgtcttgtatgtttttgtgttcaaattttcagatgtttttttatttttattttttgcttcaatTATAATGCcttaacaaagactttttaaaatctctatgggaaaaatgaatgggagaaaaCTTCCAGCTCAAGGGCCACTGAAAAAGTGTGTGGGCACTGTTGCGCTCTAAGAGCCAATTAAAGGCAAAGGAGTTCATCTTAAAGAACTGAGTTGGAAAACAAGAAATACTTTTTAAGTGATATGAGACAATTAAGTCTAGTGGAATAGCACtagatgcatatttatttaataatgtagaaAATCACCAAGctgaaacatttgaaaaactatgaactgtaaaaatgtgcatttggTGGTATTTCTAAACtattcatgcttttattgtaATCAGTATCTAACTGTATATCtgatttctgtctctctctttctttttctccactGAAGGGAATGCGTGAGGAGCATGGAGGGTACAGGACAGCCTGAAGCTGGAGATGGCAAGTGAAAGCTCTTAGATTATAAATGAAACTCACCTGCTGCTAACGTTAAAGTCAGACATCAGAGAACCTCCGACTCCAGTGCAGCAGTGTAATTGAGTTTGAATATATCATGGAGTGTTTTTAGGGTAGAGAATCCTGGGAGACTGCGTTTCAGAGTGTTTGCTGTGTGCAGCAGGCACTGGCTGACTGTGGGATGTTGCTATGGAAACACTTGCCCTGTACTAGGGTGTTGAGTTGTATTCCACCCAGCACCGTGCCCCCATTCCTTTGACAGTGTGCAAATGTGATTTAAGATCTCTCTCTTCAAGAAGAAGGGTTCATTTTTGCTTCATGCAGCTGTAGTTTGTAGtagattgtaataaaaaaaataataatctggtGTTTTTTATGGCTTTGTAATAGAATATTGCATTGTTTGGTCATTTATCATTCTCCTCACTCTCTGCAGCCTCTCACAGGCAATGCACAATTGCTCCTCTCTAAGCCATGGCCTGGCAGAATACATCCCCATTACGTTATGGCTTTGACCTGGGGGGACATTACCAGGATCTGCGTCCTCTTGGCACGGGAGCGTCCGGCCTCGTCCTGTCTGCGGTGGACCGGCGCAGCGGCCTGTGTGTGGCGGTTAAGAAGCTGGTCATGCGAGATGCCGTCAGTGTAAAACACGCTCTGAGAGAGGTGAAGATCACCCGCCACCTGCAGCATGAGAACATCGTCCGGGTGTATGACGTTATGGGGCCGTCCGGTCACCCTTTACCACGTGACCTGTCCCATGTGTCAGCAATATACATTGTGCAAGAGTGTATGGAAACTGACCTGGCACGATTACTGGAGCAGGGGCCGTTGCCAGCAGAACACGCCACCCTGCTCTTTTATCAGCTGCTTCGTGGGCTCAAGTTCATCCACTCGGCAAACGTACTGCACCGTGACCTCAAGCCAGCGAACATCTTTATCAACACAGAGCAAATGCTGCTGAAGATCGGAGACTTCGGCCTGGCTCGCATTGTGGACCCACATTACTCACACAAGGTAAGAGTCACAGCAGCAGGGCAGGTGTTACTGAGGCACGTACTGCTTCACTCACTAGAAAGAATTACGAACATCTATATAGGCACAGAAATGGTACAGTGCTTCCTAATGTAGGTATATAACTGATATTTGTTATCAATATTCCAGCTTAATTGGTTATTAGTGCTGTAGTAACATGTCTACTGATAAATGGATAAATGGTAAATgcccactcccccccccccaaaaaaaaaaaattagaatatatatatatatatatatatatatatatatatatatatatatatatatatatatatatattatatatatatatatatattaaacagtatatattttattgtatattaatgcTCATTCAGTTGTAAATTAtctatatactttattatattatataaaatattatttataacaattatcaaataataattaGCTATTATACATTTCCCCAAAACTAATATAAATTTGCTATTATAAAATAGCAACTTtgcaagaaaatatataaaataataataatagtaacaataaatattgttttatttttgagggttaattatcattattattacattattttaacaataatcaCATGATGATTACCTGAACAATTAGACATTGCCAAAAAGAGTTTGG is part of the Cyprinus carpio isolate SPL01 chromosome A8, ASM1834038v1, whole genome shotgun sequence genome and encodes:
- the LOC109095595 gene encoding tetraspanin-36-like, with translation FAVAYVGSYVIKSYNSFEDFVSNKYSVIPAAIIIGVAVVMFVIGIVGCCATLRESKVGLGFFLLIIMVIFAAEVTAFVFGFIYRGRIKGDLEKSMNSVFQKYDGVNSETHAVDYLQSQLECCGVNNITDWTAIPWFVQHNNSVPHSCCKANATQCTGQLTQLDLLNTKGCEAKLEQMLQDVLSYAMLVILGFAIIKLFGMLSICVIACRSKKNDYQPLYA